In Raphanus sativus cultivar WK10039 unplaced genomic scaffold, ASM80110v3 Scaffold1473, whole genome shotgun sequence, the sequence CGCACGTTGCTTGTCTCTAAGGTTGAATGTGTGCTCTCTCGTCCACAACTTTACAAAATCAATTTACGAGAAATGTGTCAATTCTAATAggagaaataaaaaagaaataataagatAGCATAGCactaaccaaacaaaaagaaaagtaaagagAGGATAGGAGATGATTAAAAACaatgcaaaaagaaagaaaaaatcattAGACGTCTCTTTACAAACAAATGGACATTTCATTTTTGTCATTTGATATTACAAACACAATAATCACATATTACAATTCACTcggattaataataatatacaccCATTTtatcgaacaaaaaaaaaagaaaatataacaacattttaccaaaaatggtaaaaagaaaatcaaaaagaagaaaaaaaacacctAGAACTGAGAAGTACAAGCAAACTGAGTCCGACTCAGACCAGTAGCTTCAATCATACGGTTCCACTCACGCGCCTCCGCGTTCTCCCCGTACTCactttctcctcctcctctcatcGCCTGCAGAATCTTCCCCGCCTTCTCCTTCACACGCCCATTCCCATTCTCCTCCACCTCCTTCAACACCTCCTCAGCCCCCGCCTCACTCGCCAACCCCCTAAACCTCAAATTCCCCTGACAAAGCGTCAACAAAACCGCCACGCAATTCTCACGCGCCGCCTCATCCTCTCCCCCTCCTCCTTCCCTAAGCTTCCCCACAAGAATCCCCACCGCGTTTCCTTCCAACATCGCGCTTTTCCCGTCAGGACAAGCCGCGATGTTGCACAGAACTAATAAAATCCGGCTCGTAGACTCCCCTGACCTAACCATCGACAGCAGAGTCGCCACCGCCCCCGCTCTAACCAGCCTCGTCCTATTACTCGGAATCAACGACAAATGATACAACGCAAGCGCCGCGTCTCCCTTCGCTCTCTCACTCTCCGAAGACCGAAGCGCGTGGAGAAGCGGCTCCACAGCTCCTAGCACGCCAATCACCATCTTGTTCTCATCCTCCAGCGCTAAACTAAACAAAGCTCCAGCAACATGCTCCTGCGCCTCCGCGGTTCCGGATTTCAACACGTCGATCAACAGAGGCACGAACCCTGACCTCACGATCCTCACCTTGTTCCGCTTCTCGAGCGAGAGGTTGACCAGAGACGCCGCGGCGTTGGTCTGGACGAGGTTGTACCGGGAGACGAGGAGCTGACGGAGGAAAGAGAGGATCCTGTCGGTGCAGAGAGAGACGCGGAGATCCTCGCTGGATCTCGTCATCTTCCTGAGGAGGATCAGGCCTTGCTCGTGGTCGAAAATGTCGGCGGCTCGGAGCTTGCTGTAGATCTCTTCCTCCTCCGGCGACATCGCCGGCGACGACGACGAGGAGTGATCGGAGAAAGAGAAAGATCCAGCGTAAATTTCTGAAGAGGAAGAAGTAGTTGAGGAGGAAGAAAACATTGTAACGGCTCTTGTCGGAAAATACGGGCTTTGTCGGATCGTAACAGATTCAACTGATGATGTTGTTGTCGGGGAGGACGTTATTGGTTTCTTAGATCGAACTCGAATTAGTTCCATCACGGTATCGTAATCCGAAGGAGAGTTCTCAGCGACAGGTGGGAGAAGAATCTCATCCTTATTAACCGGAGACTCACGACCCGGATCcgggttcgggttcgggttcggatccgGGTCTTTATC encodes:
- the LOC130504274 gene encoding U-box domain-containing protein 41-like; translation: MGGNNRQRWFSFHQRSASATATTVPQHKHDETPPEFLCPITGFLMSDPVVVPSGQTFERLSVQICRNLSFVPDLLDGTRPDFSAVIPNLAMKSTIFSWCDRKKIDRPRPPDAAYVENVVRARMDKDPDPNPNPNPDPGRESPVNKDEILLPPVAENSPSDYDTVMELIRVRSKKPITSSPTTTSSVESVTIRQSPYFPTRAVTMFSSSSTTSSSSEIYAGSFSFSDHSSSSSPAMSPEEEEIYSKLRAADIFDHEQGLILLRKMTRSSEDLRVSLCTDRILSFLRQLLVSRYNLVQTNAAASLVNLSLEKRNKVRIVRSGFVPLLIDVLKSGTAEAQEHVAGALFSLALEDENKMVIGVLGAVEPLLHALRSSESERAKGDAALALYHLSLIPSNRTRLVRAGAVATLLSMVRSGESTSRILLVLCNIAACPDGKSAMLEGNAVGILVGKLREGGGGEDEAARENCVAVLLTLCQGNLRFRGLASEAGAEEVLKEVEENGNGRVKEKAGKILQAMRGGGESEYGENAEAREWNRMIEATGLSRTQFACTSQF